The Corynebacterium jeddahense genome has a window encoding:
- a CDS encoding HNH endonuclease family protein, with protein sequence MRHYLAALTTLTLLILPFPTALSRIDVPQVPQRTTIIGYDRTAFGPGWAPVLAGAPAGSALAGSALAPRAQCDTRTRVMADAFGADCAAPWPSWQVEPIPDPYTGRPILPADVQIDHILPVSAAWDLGAHRWDDATRARFYNDPGNLVAVSADANQAKSDKLPSEWMPEARSARCAYGRRMVDVATQYALPLPAADVRAIKRACSGVAGLVSRRELGGISHVPVM encoded by the coding sequence ATGCGCCACTACCTCGCCGCCCTCACCACACTCACCCTGCTCATCCTCCCGTTCCCCACCGCGCTCTCGCGTATCGACGTCCCACAGGTCCCCCAACGCACCACCATCATCGGCTACGACCGGACCGCGTTCGGCCCAGGCTGGGCGCCCGTGCTCGCCGGGGCTCCTGCTGGCAGTGCTCTAGCTGGCAGTGCTCTAGCTCCCCGGGCGCAGTGCGACACCCGCACCCGCGTCATGGCCGACGCGTTCGGCGCCGACTGCGCCGCCCCCTGGCCCAGCTGGCAGGTCGAGCCGATCCCCGACCCCTACACCGGCCGGCCGATCCTGCCCGCCGACGTGCAGATCGACCACATCCTCCCCGTCTCCGCCGCGTGGGACCTCGGCGCCCACCGCTGGGACGACGCCACCCGCGCCCGCTTCTACAACGACCCGGGCAACCTCGTCGCCGTCTCCGCCGACGCGAACCAGGCGAAGTCGGACAAGTTGCCGTCGGAATGGATGCCAGAGGCGCGCAGCGCGCGGTGTGCGTATGGACGCCGGATGGTGGACGTCGCAACGCAATACGCCCTCCCGCTCCCCGCCGCGGACGTGCGGGCGATCAAGCGCGCGTGTTCCGGCGTCGCCGGGCTGGTGTCGCGCCGCGAACTGGGAGGAATCTCCCACGTTCCCGTAATGTAA
- a CDS encoding DEAD/DEAH box helicase has product MPKFLLHGLWLHESGLAIWAERVEGHRIITMDQVPAGTFPPIVHSLLDGQRFRHREEITLQTPKGRPVQLRAPMAVFAPDEAVQFLDNLAFLDGDSPAATPAQRDAIAQDLYWLLRMYNGLTAFIRAGRVSIHVPYRDGSWYAQWQLGTGVGERSWLAEMVAAAPGVLTVNNPNLSEDCAQTFTHWIASARLRRVAAEGSARPYPWHDFVHSLLFGAPLRRGGATLARRVGDWNGTITAANLQLVFIAEAPDDNNGNAANNDNAANASDATAAQWPVRVQVRSGMDSPRPVRLSEYDGTSAEALREQLSRACQVTDYVNPNLHGRTPGTLGNGFSPDEGDWDVFLTGDEMVVFVRDVAPRLRVAGFTVMLPRAWAAAETSSQLKITKHENPYDSSTVTMMGFDTLVNYDWRLSVGGVELTDEEMSQLVRSKSGLVKLRGQWVLADTRQIAKTAKYLESLKASSVDNARLEAEAAATRARLAEAAGSADAAELAARARAAQEEYERLRDAEGEGVVSAAELRQLALEAGPDSPIEFTGSPWFTSLVGGTDRPAPERVGIPDTVDAELREYQRRGVDWLYFMSRNNLGAVLADDMGLGKTLQLLTLLAVEREAGTAGGPSIVIAPTSVVGNWAREAARFVPGMKVQVHHGSDRLKGDEFFEAADGADLVLTSYGTAARDAKDLAKVKWDHVVLDEAQAIKNAGTQASKSVRALPARHRIALTGTPIENKLSELRSILDFVNPGMLGSQAFFRNHFAKAIESRRDPELAEEMGRQLQRLTAPFILRRLKTDSAIIDDLPEKAEHVVAVDMTPEQAALYTALVNEMKAELEKRKGIARKGLVLATITRIKQICNHPAHYLGDGSPVTFKGKHRSGKVAKLMELLEHAAETDQRVLIFTQYRAFGDILQPYLSERLGEKVPFLHGGVGKSARDAMVERFQRPDGPRAMILSLKAGGTGLNLTAASMVVHLDRWWNPAVENQATDRAFRIGQDKDVTVYKIITRGTMEEKIQDILDGKTQLAGAVVGQGEGWITELDSEDLAQLISYRGQQ; this is encoded by the coding sequence ATGCCTAAATTCCTCCTCCACGGCCTGTGGCTCCACGAGTCCGGGCTCGCGATTTGGGCTGAGCGCGTGGAGGGCCACCGCATTATCACCATGGACCAGGTGCCGGCCGGCACGTTCCCGCCGATCGTGCACTCGCTTCTCGACGGCCAACGGTTCCGCCACCGCGAAGAGATCACCCTGCAAACCCCGAAGGGGCGCCCGGTGCAGCTGCGCGCGCCCATGGCGGTGTTCGCGCCGGACGAGGCGGTGCAGTTCCTGGACAACCTCGCGTTCCTCGACGGGGATTCGCCGGCCGCCACGCCCGCGCAGCGCGACGCGATCGCGCAGGACCTGTACTGGCTGCTGCGCATGTACAACGGGCTGACCGCCTTCATCCGCGCCGGGCGGGTGTCTATCCACGTGCCGTACCGTGACGGCAGCTGGTACGCGCAGTGGCAGCTCGGCACCGGCGTGGGGGAGCGCTCGTGGCTCGCGGAGATGGTGGCGGCCGCGCCGGGCGTGCTCACGGTGAACAACCCGAACCTGAGCGAGGACTGCGCGCAGACGTTCACGCACTGGATCGCCTCGGCGCGCCTGCGCCGCGTCGCCGCGGAGGGCAGCGCCCGGCCGTACCCGTGGCACGACTTCGTGCACTCGCTGCTCTTCGGCGCGCCGCTGCGGCGCGGTGGCGCGACGCTCGCGCGGCGGGTGGGGGACTGGAACGGCACGATCACGGCCGCCAACCTGCAGCTCGTGTTCATCGCGGAGGCGCCGGACGACAACAACGGCAACGCCGCCAACAACGACAACGCCGCCAACGCGTCGGACGCGACCGCGGCGCAGTGGCCGGTGCGCGTGCAGGTGCGCTCCGGGATGGACTCGCCGCGGCCCGTGCGCCTATCGGAGTACGACGGCACGAGCGCCGAGGCGCTGCGCGAGCAGCTCAGCCGCGCCTGCCAGGTGACGGACTACGTCAACCCCAACCTGCACGGGCGCACACCGGGCACGCTCGGCAACGGGTTCTCGCCGGACGAGGGCGACTGGGACGTCTTTCTCACCGGCGACGAGATGGTGGTCTTCGTCCGCGACGTCGCACCCCGGCTGCGGGTCGCGGGCTTTACCGTCATGCTCCCGCGCGCCTGGGCGGCGGCGGAGACGAGCTCGCAGCTGAAGATCACCAAGCACGAGAACCCGTACGACTCCTCGACGGTGACCATGATGGGCTTTGACACCCTGGTTAACTACGATTGGCGCCTTTCCGTCGGCGGGGTGGAGCTCACGGACGAGGAGATGAGCCAGCTCGTGCGCTCGAAGTCGGGGCTGGTGAAGCTGCGAGGGCAGTGGGTGCTCGCGGACACGCGCCAGATTGCGAAGACGGCGAAGTACCTCGAGTCCCTGAAAGCCTCGTCCGTAGACAACGCCAGGCTCGAGGCGGAAGCCGCCGCGACGCGCGCCCGGCTCGCGGAGGCCGCCGGTTCCGCGGACGCCGCCGAGCTCGCCGCGCGCGCTCGGGCCGCCCAGGAGGAGTACGAGCGGCTGCGCGACGCCGAGGGCGAGGGCGTGGTCTCCGCCGCGGAACTGCGCCAGCTCGCGCTCGAGGCGGGGCCGGACAGTCCCATCGAGTTCACCGGCTCGCCCTGGTTCACCTCGCTCGTCGGGGGCACGGACCGTCCGGCCCCGGAGCGGGTGGGCATCCCCGACACAGTCGACGCGGAGCTGCGCGAGTACCAGCGCCGGGGCGTGGACTGGCTCTACTTCATGTCCCGCAACAACCTCGGGGCAGTGCTCGCGGACGACATGGGCCTGGGCAAGACGCTGCAGCTGCTCACCCTGCTCGCGGTGGAGAGGGAGGCGGGCACGGCCGGTGGGCCGTCGATAGTGATCGCGCCGACGTCGGTGGTGGGCAACTGGGCGCGCGAGGCCGCCCGCTTCGTGCCGGGAATGAAGGTGCAGGTGCACCACGGCAGCGACCGGCTCAAGGGCGACGAGTTCTTCGAGGCCGCCGACGGCGCCGACCTCGTGCTCACCTCGTACGGCACGGCCGCGCGCGACGCGAAGGACCTGGCGAAGGTGAAGTGGGACCATGTGGTGCTCGACGAGGCGCAGGCGATTAAGAACGCGGGCACGCAGGCGTCGAAAAGCGTGCGAGCCCTCCCCGCGCGACACCGCATCGCGCTCACCGGCACCCCGATCGAAAACAAGCTGTCGGAGCTGCGCAGCATCCTCGACTTTGTCAACCCCGGGATGCTCGGCTCGCAGGCGTTTTTCCGCAACCACTTCGCCAAAGCGATCGAGTCGCGCCGGGATCCGGAGCTCGCCGAGGAGATGGGTCGGCAGCTGCAGCGCCTCACGGCGCCGTTCATCCTGCGCAGGTTGAAGACAGACTCGGCGATTATCGACGACCTCCCGGAGAAGGCCGAGCACGTCGTCGCCGTGGACATGACCCCGGAACAGGCGGCGCTGTACACGGCGCTGGTCAACGAGATGAAAGCCGAGCTGGAAAAGCGCAAGGGCATCGCGCGCAAGGGGCTCGTGCTGGCGACGATCACCCGCATCAAGCAGATCTGCAACCACCCGGCGCACTACCTCGGCGACGGCTCGCCAGTGACCTTCAAGGGCAAACACCGCTCGGGAAAGGTGGCCAAGCTCATGGAGCTGCTCGAGCACGCGGCGGAGACGGACCAGCGCGTGCTCATCTTCACGCAGTACCGCGCGTTCGGCGACATCTTGCAGCCGTACCTCTCGGAGCGCCTCGGCGAGAAGGTGCCGTTCCTCCACGGCGGGGTGGGCAAGTCCGCGCGCGACGCGATGGTGGAGCGGTTCCAGCGCCCGGACGGGCCGCGCGCGATGATCTTGAGCCTCAAGGCCGGCGGCACCGGGCTCAACCTCACCGCCGCCTCCATGGTCGTCCACCTCGACCGGTGGTGGAACCCAGCGGTGGAAAACCAGGCGACGGACCGCGCCTTCCGCATCGGGCAGGACAAGGACGTCACCGTCTACAAGATCATCACCCGCGGCACGATGGAGGAGAAGATCCAAGACATCCTCGACGGCAAGACGCAGCTCGCGGGCGCCGTCGTGGGCCAGGGCGAGGGCTGGATCACGGAGCTGGATTCCGAGGACCTCGCGCAGTTGATCAGCTACAGGGGGCAGCAATGA
- the putP gene encoding sodium/proline symporter PutP: MSENFWLVLAIVLYFGLMVAIGFYSWLQTSKYDDYVLGDRGLNPLVAGLSAGASDMSGWLLMGLPGALFVSGMSELWIVIGLFIGTWANWKWIAPRLRAYTEVANNSITLPSFFENRTHDTSRVLRFTAAVIIIFFFTFYVSSGMVSGGRYYESTFGGDYLTGVLIVGSITVLYTFIGGFLAVSYTDVVQGTLMFLALITVPVMALLSLDHPGDIFSYATSNPYGPWEHGNPSYFNMVAGVSAATIIGNLAWGLGYFGQPHIVTRFMALRSPAQAASARRTGTIWVFICYAGAVFTALVSTVYFGQKSESVTDQTGYETVFLDLARIMFHPLIAGIVLTAVLAAIMSTMSSQLLITSSALIEDLYRIFKKNPNHTTLLVLSRTMVVAVAVVAILLAIHPSDTILGLVGFAWAGFGAAFGPVVIASLYWKRLTAPGAIAGMIVGAVTVFIWGTYLSDVIYEIVPGVILATAAMVAVSLATRPKPGTDAEFDTAAAATDYALAHPDSTFDDALTAIEGNRGGTTAV; the protein is encoded by the coding sequence ATGTCGGAGAACTTCTGGCTCGTGCTGGCCATCGTCCTCTACTTCGGACTTATGGTGGCCATCGGCTTCTACTCGTGGCTGCAGACGAGCAAGTACGACGACTACGTGCTCGGCGACCGCGGGCTCAATCCCCTCGTCGCCGGCCTGTCCGCGGGCGCGTCCGACATGTCGGGCTGGCTGCTCATGGGCCTGCCCGGCGCGCTGTTCGTCTCCGGCATGAGCGAGCTGTGGATCGTCATCGGCCTGTTCATCGGCACGTGGGCGAACTGGAAGTGGATCGCGCCGCGGCTGCGCGCCTACACGGAGGTGGCCAACAACTCGATCACGCTGCCCAGCTTCTTTGAGAACCGCACGCACGACACCTCCCGCGTGCTGCGCTTTACCGCCGCCGTGATCATCATCTTCTTCTTCACCTTCTACGTCTCCTCCGGCATGGTTTCCGGCGGGCGCTACTACGAGTCCACGTTCGGCGGCGATTACCTCACCGGCGTGCTCATCGTCGGCTCCATCACGGTGCTCTACACCTTCATCGGCGGCTTCCTCGCCGTGAGCTACACCGACGTGGTGCAGGGCACGCTCATGTTCCTCGCGCTCATCACCGTGCCGGTCATGGCGCTGCTCTCGCTCGACCACCCGGGCGACATCTTCTCCTACGCCACCTCGAACCCGTACGGCCCGTGGGAGCACGGCAACCCGTCTTACTTCAACATGGTCGCGGGCGTCTCGGCCGCCACGATCATCGGCAACCTCGCGTGGGGCCTGGGTTACTTCGGCCAGCCCCACATTGTCACCCGCTTCATGGCGCTGCGCTCGCCCGCCCAGGCCGCGTCCGCCCGCCGCACCGGCACGATCTGGGTGTTCATCTGCTACGCCGGCGCCGTGTTCACCGCGCTCGTGTCCACCGTCTACTTCGGCCAGAAGTCCGAGAGCGTGACGGACCAGACGGGCTACGAGACGGTCTTCCTCGACCTCGCCCGCATCATGTTCCACCCGCTCATCGCCGGCATCGTGCTCACCGCCGTGCTCGCCGCGATCATGTCCACCATGTCCTCGCAGCTGCTCATCACCTCGTCCGCGCTCATCGAGGACCTCTACCGCATCTTCAAAAAGAACCCCAACCACACCACCCTGCTCGTGCTCTCGCGCACGATGGTCGTCGCCGTCGCCGTGGTGGCCATACTGCTTGCCATCCACCCCTCCGACACCATCCTCGGCCTCGTCGGCTTCGCGTGGGCCGGCTTCGGCGCCGCGTTCGGCCCCGTCGTCATCGCGTCGCTGTACTGGAAGCGCCTCACCGCCCCGGGCGCGATCGCGGGCATGATCGTGGGCGCGGTGACCGTGTTCATCTGGGGCACCTATCTCTCCGACGTCATCTACGAGATCGTCCCCGGCGTCATCCTCGCCACCGCCGCGATGGTCGCCGTCTCGCTGGCCACGCGCCCGAAGCCTGGCACCGACGCGGAGTTCGACACCGCCGCCGCAGCCACGGATTACGCGCTCGCCCACCCGGACTCCACCTTCGACGACGCGCTTACCGCCATCGAAGGGAACCGCGGGGGCACCACCGCCGTCTAA
- a CDS encoding DEAD/DEAH box helicase, whose translation MSISENATGGENEPDMNVSENQENPQDVAAEIVEAVIEDTRDAGVAEETGAAEDSVAIETEGEVLKLHDEPSADAEQTEEPGNGFDTLGLPREVVEAVKRVGFEQPSPIQAQTIPLLMQGRDVVGLAQTGTGKTAAFALPVLSKIDPGKRYPQALILAPTRELALQVSDSFQSFADHLGGVHILPIYGGQAYGIQLSGLRRGAQVIVGTPGRVIDHLEKGSLDISNLEFLVLDEADEMLNMGFQEDVERILEDTPDDKQVALFSATMPNAIRRISRDYLNDPEEVTVKSETRTNTNITQRYLFTAHRNKLDAITRILEVTEFEAMIVFVRTKNETEEIAEKLRARGFSAAAINGDIAQQQRERTVDQLRDGRLDILVATDVAARGLDVERISHVLNYDIPNDTESYVHRIGRTGRAGRTGEAILFVTPRERRMLRSIERVTNAKIEEMDLPTVDEVNESRKEKFMDSITESLEASDLQVFKTMVREYSANNNVPMDDIAAALATQALAGDEFLMKEPPRDKRDRRDRDRFDREDRRDRGRGRYDDRDRGDRGDRGDRGSRGRRHDDSESFDTYRLDVGKRQHVRPGAIVGALANEGGLNSKDFGRITIGGDFTLVELPKNLDPAVLDRLEDTRISGQLINIQRDHGAPRRGDRDDRGGRGGHGGYRGGRDRDRDRDRDRDRGGRGGRDRDRGGYRGGRGRYDD comes from the coding sequence ATGAGTATTTCCGAAAACGCCACCGGCGGCGAGAACGAGCCGGACATGAATGTGTCGGAAAATCAGGAAAACCCGCAGGATGTCGCGGCCGAGATCGTTGAGGCCGTCATCGAGGACACCAGGGATGCGGGGGTTGCTGAGGAGACCGGCGCCGCGGAGGACTCCGTGGCCATTGAAACTGAGGGCGAGGTTCTGAAGCTTCACGACGAGCCTTCGGCCGACGCCGAGCAAACCGAAGAGCCCGGGAACGGCTTCGACACCCTCGGCCTGCCGCGCGAGGTTGTCGAGGCCGTCAAGCGTGTCGGCTTCGAGCAGCCCTCGCCGATCCAGGCGCAGACGATCCCGCTGCTCATGCAGGGCCGCGACGTCGTCGGACTCGCGCAGACCGGCACCGGCAAAACCGCGGCGTTCGCGCTGCCGGTGCTGTCCAAGATCGACCCGGGGAAGCGCTACCCGCAGGCGCTCATCCTCGCCCCGACGCGCGAGCTGGCGCTGCAGGTTTCGGACTCGTTCCAGTCGTTCGCGGACCACCTCGGCGGGGTGCACATCCTGCCGATCTATGGCGGCCAGGCCTACGGCATCCAGCTTTCGGGGCTGCGGCGGGGTGCGCAAGTGATCGTCGGTACGCCTGGGCGCGTGATCGACCACCTGGAAAAGGGTTCGCTCGACATCTCGAACCTGGAGTTCCTTGTCCTCGACGAGGCGGACGAAATGCTCAACATGGGCTTCCAGGAGGACGTGGAGCGCATCCTCGAGGACACGCCCGACGACAAGCAGGTCGCCCTGTTCTCGGCCACGATGCCGAACGCGATCCGCCGCATCTCGCGCGACTACCTCAACGACCCGGAAGAGGTCACCGTCAAGAGCGAGACGCGCACCAACACCAACATCACGCAGCGCTACCTGTTCACGGCGCACCGCAACAAGCTCGACGCGATCACCCGCATCCTCGAGGTGACCGAGTTCGAGGCGATGATCGTGTTCGTGCGCACGAAGAACGAGACGGAGGAGATCGCCGAGAAGCTGCGCGCCCGCGGGTTCTCCGCCGCCGCGATCAACGGCGACATCGCCCAGCAGCAGCGCGAGCGCACCGTCGATCAGCTTCGCGACGGCCGCCTGGACATCCTTGTGGCCACCGACGTCGCCGCCCGCGGCCTGGATGTCGAGCGCATCTCCCACGTGCTCAACTACGACATCCCGAACGACACGGAGAGCTACGTCCACCGCATCGGCCGCACCGGCCGCGCGGGGCGCACCGGCGAGGCGATCCTGTTTGTCACCCCGCGCGAGCGCCGCATGCTCCGCTCCATCGAGCGCGTGACCAACGCGAAGATCGAGGAGATGGACCTGCCCACCGTCGACGAGGTCAACGAGTCGCGCAAGGAAAAGTTCATGGACTCCATCACCGAGTCCCTCGAGGCCAGCGACCTGCAAGTGTTCAAGACCATGGTCCGCGAGTACTCCGCGAACAACAACGTGCCCATGGACGACATCGCCGCCGCCCTGGCCACCCAGGCGCTCGCCGGCGACGAGTTCCTCATGAAGGAGCCGCCCCGCGACAAGCGCGACCGCCGCGACCGGGACCGCTTCGACCGCGAGGATCGCCGGGATCGGGGCCGCGGGCGTTACGACGACCGTGACCGTGGCGACCGCGGCGACCGCGGCGACCGTGGCTCGCGCGGCCGCCGTCACGACGACTCGGAGAGCTTCGACACCTACCGCCTCGACGTGGGCAAGCGCCAGCACGTCCGCCCCGGGGCGATCGTCGGCGCTCTGGCCAACGAGGGCGGCCTGAACTCCAAGGACTTCGGCCGCATCACCATCGGCGGCGACTTCACGCTCGTGGAGCTGCCGAAGAACCTGGACCCCGCAGTCCTGGACAGGCTCGAGGACACGCGCATCTCCGGCCAACTGATCAACATCCAGCGCGACCACGGCGCCCCGCGTCGCGGCGACCGTGACGACCGCGGCGGGCGCGGAGGCCACGGCGGCTACCGCGGCGGGCGTGACCGGGACCGCGACCGGGATCGAGACCGAGACCGTGGCGGGCGCGGCGGACGCGACCGCGATCGCGGCGGCTACCGCGGCGGGCGCGGCAGGTACGACGACTAG
- a CDS encoding CitMHS family transporter — protein MTSPLALTLLGLAIIAVTVGLLLKGKTHPIVAMTLVPIVGALLTGAGISQISDYYGDGLDRVMSVVVMFIFAIIYFGILSDVGLFEPVIKGLIKATRGNIVLVTLGTAAIAIVAHLDGSGSTTFLLTIPALLPLYEAMGMSRYVLLTIVALSASVMNMLPWGGPVGRASSVIGPTPNEIWTHLLPVQGVAIVLVFAVAAVFGVVERKRVAKQHASGTSVDVNAVAEDFARTQRDERAKLDFTQRTGTWVTWANALLTVALIGVLVSGLSAPAPAFLVGTALLLVVNFSTLDDQGDVLRRHAPTALSMAGVILAAAMFLGILDGTGMLEQIALSLIKILPDSVGPYLHIIVGLLGVPLDLATSTDAYYFSVLPIVQQTADAFGVSAMGAASAMIVGNVIGTFVSPFSPALWLALGLAHGEMGKYIRIAFPICWAFSVVLVLGAWTFGVFA, from the coding sequence ATGACTTCGCCTCTCGCGCTGACCCTGCTTGGGTTGGCCATCATCGCCGTTACCGTCGGACTCCTGCTCAAGGGAAAGACCCACCCAATCGTCGCTATGACGCTCGTGCCCATTGTCGGCGCGCTGCTCACCGGCGCCGGGATCTCGCAGATTTCCGACTACTACGGCGACGGCCTCGACCGGGTGATGAGCGTCGTGGTGATGTTCATCTTCGCGATCATCTACTTCGGCATCCTCTCCGACGTGGGGTTGTTCGAGCCCGTGATCAAGGGGCTCATCAAGGCGACTCGCGGCAACATCGTGCTGGTCACGCTCGGCACGGCGGCGATCGCCATCGTCGCCCACCTCGACGGGTCGGGGTCTACCACCTTCCTGCTCACCATCCCCGCGCTGCTGCCGCTCTACGAGGCGATGGGGATGTCGCGCTACGTGCTGCTGACCATCGTCGCCCTGTCCGCGTCGGTGATGAACATGCTGCCGTGGGGCGGCCCGGTCGGCCGCGCCAGTTCCGTCATCGGCCCGACGCCGAACGAGATCTGGACCCACCTGCTGCCGGTGCAAGGCGTCGCCATCGTCCTGGTCTTCGCAGTCGCCGCGGTGTTCGGCGTGGTGGAGCGGAAGCGCGTCGCCAAGCAGCATGCCAGTGGGACGAGTGTCGACGTCAACGCGGTCGCCGAGGACTTCGCCCGCACGCAGCGCGACGAACGCGCGAAGCTCGACTTCACCCAGCGCACCGGAACGTGGGTGACGTGGGCCAATGCGCTGCTCACCGTCGCGCTCATCGGGGTGCTCGTCTCGGGCCTGTCAGCGCCTGCCCCGGCGTTTTTGGTCGGCACCGCTCTGCTCCTGGTGGTGAACTTTTCTACCCTCGACGACCAAGGCGACGTCCTGCGCCGCCACGCGCCGACCGCACTGTCGATGGCGGGCGTCATCCTCGCCGCGGCAATGTTCCTGGGCATCCTCGACGGCACGGGCATGCTCGAGCAGATCGCACTCTCCCTGATCAAGATCCTGCCGGACTCCGTCGGTCCGTATTTGCACATCATCGTCGGCCTGCTCGGCGTGCCGCTCGACCTCGCCACCTCCACCGACGCCTACTACTTCTCCGTCCTGCCCATCGTGCAGCAGACGGCCGACGCGTTCGGCGTCTCCGCGATGGGCGCGGCCTCGGCCATGATTGTCGGCAACGTCATCGGCACCTTCGTCAGCCCCTTCTCCCCGGCCCTCTGGCTCGCGCTCGGTCTCGCGCACGGCGAGATGGGGAAATACATCCGCATCGCGTTCCCCATCTGCTGGGCGTTTTCCGTCGTGCTCGTCCTCGGTGCGTGGACATTTGGCGTGTTCGCCTGA
- a CDS encoding metallophosphoesterase family protein — protein MTHTTFIHTSDLQLGMTRKFLPPEAQSRFDDARLRAVTRIGELAVERGAEFIVVAGDVFEHNSLEPKTLGRALEVLRKLPVPVYLLPGNHDPLVADSIFSRTEGIEGVHVLGDSVPVTVREGVELVGAPLLTKHASEDLCAKAIHDLEPTEAVRVLVGHGQAEGFGTEDTDALIDIACLDAAASRGVIDYVALGDTHSTAPLSSSGRVWFSGSPETTDYFDRTPGVAGGEVDSGNALVVTVDKEGFDATVEVEKVPVGTWTFEARAWEVADADDVATVIEDLKAYPEKDRTVIKYSLTGTLGLEATRELERELGELEDIFAALYPRERLMSLHLEPDEEELENLPLTGYAKEAMRELIGQASPEAASGPGGEERAAAARDAINLLFRLSKETN, from the coding sequence ATGACCCACACCACCTTCATCCACACCTCCGACCTGCAGCTGGGCATGACTAGAAAGTTCCTGCCGCCCGAGGCGCAGTCGCGTTTCGACGACGCACGGTTGCGTGCCGTCACCCGCATCGGCGAGCTCGCGGTCGAGCGAGGCGCGGAATTCATCGTCGTGGCCGGCGACGTGTTCGAGCACAACTCGCTCGAGCCGAAGACGCTCGGGCGCGCGCTTGAGGTGCTGCGCAAGCTGCCCGTGCCGGTCTACCTCCTGCCCGGCAACCACGACCCGCTCGTGGCGGATTCCATCTTTAGCCGCACCGAGGGCATCGAGGGCGTGCACGTGCTCGGCGACTCGGTGCCGGTGACGGTGCGCGAGGGCGTGGAGCTCGTCGGCGCCCCGCTGCTGACGAAGCACGCCTCGGAGGACCTGTGCGCGAAGGCCATCCACGACCTGGAGCCGACGGAGGCCGTGCGCGTGCTCGTGGGGCACGGCCAGGCGGAGGGCTTCGGCACCGAGGACACGGACGCGCTCATCGACATCGCCTGCTTGGACGCGGCCGCCTCCCGGGGCGTCATCGACTACGTCGCCCTCGGCGATACGCACTCGACCGCGCCGCTGTCGAGCTCCGGCCGCGTGTGGTTCTCCGGCTCGCCGGAGACGACGGACTACTTCGACCGCACCCCGGGTGTGGCCGGCGGCGAGGTTGACTCCGGCAACGCGCTCGTGGTCACCGTGGACAAGGAGGGCTTCGACGCGACGGTGGAGGTGGAGAAGGTCCCCGTGGGCACGTGGACGTTCGAGGCGCGCGCCTGGGAGGTGGCTGACGCCGACGACGTCGCGACGGTGATCGAGGACCTCAAGGCGTACCCGGAGAAGGACCGCACCGTGATCAAGTACTCGCTCACGGGCACGCTCGGCCTCGAGGCGACGCGCGAGCTCGAGCGCGAGCTGGGCGAGCTCGAAGACATCTTCGCCGCGCTCTACCCGCGCGAGCGCCTCATGAGCCTGCACCTCGAGCCCGACGAGGAGGAGCTGGAAAACCTGCCGCTGACCGGGTACGCGAAGGAAGCGATGCGCGAGCTCATCGGCCAGGCCTCCCCGGAGGCCGCGTCTGGCCCGGGTGGCGAGGAGCGCGCCGCGGCCGCCAGGGACGCCATCAACCTGCTGTTCCGCCTGTCCAAGGAGACGAACTAA